From a single Brassica rapa cultivar Chiifu-401-42 chromosome A01, CAAS_Brap_v3.01, whole genome shotgun sequence genomic region:
- the LOC103866463 gene encoding glycerophosphodiester phosphodiesterase GDPDL3, whose protein sequence is MRGLRASSLLLCGVVLIQLLAVQIDAQRPKTQWKTLSGFSPRVIARGGFSGLFPDSSLDAYNFAMQTSVLDAVLWCDLQLTKDGAGICFPDLTMSNASNVESVYPKGQSTYPVNGVPTPGWFTIDLSLRALTNVSLIRGILSRSDKFDGNGYTISTVQTVNKEMKPQGFWLNVQHDAFYAQHNLSMSNFLVSVTKTVIVDFISSPEVNFFRKIAGRFGREGPSFVFRFLEKEQFEPTTNRTYGSILSNLTFVKTFASGILVPKSYVLPLDDKQYLLPSTSLVQDAHKAGLEVFVSGFANDVDIAHDYSFDPVSEYLSFMDNGNFSVDGVLSDFPITASASVECFSHVARNATKQVDFLVISKNGASGDYPGCTNLAYEKAINDGADVIDCSVQMSSDGKPFCSSSIDLGNTTMVAQSPLRNRSTSVPEISSVNGIYTFTLTWPEIQTLTPAISNPYSRRFNMFRNPNERNSGKLLSLSEFLNLAKNSTTLSGVLISVENAAYLREKQGLDVVKAVLDALTETGYSNRTTTKVMIQSTNSSVLVDFKKQSQYETVYKVEETIRDILDSAIEDIKTFASAVVIGKSSVFPVVDGFVTGQTNVVERLQKSQLPVYVELFQNEFVSQPFDFFSDATVEINSYVTGPGINGTITEFPFTAARYRRNRCLASKETLSYMAPVQPGGLLEVVSPGSLPPAEAPNPVFTDADVTEPPLPPVTAKAPTPTPGTPSTTAPAPSGQTQLTLSLLLSVFAMVLASLLLM, encoded by the exons ATGCGAGGGTTACGAGCTTCTTCGCTGTTACTCTGCGGTGTTGTTCTGATTCAGCTTCTTGCTGTTCAAATCGATGCTCAAAGACCTAAAACTCAATGGAAGACTCTCTCTG GCTTTTCACCTCGCGTGATTGCTCGTGGAGGGTTCTCTGGACTGTTCCCAGATTCGAGCCTCGATGCTTACAACTTCGCAATGCAGACAAGTGTATTAGATGCTGTTCTATGGTGTGATCTTCAGCTCACCAAAGACGGAGCTGGGATTTGCTTCCCTGATCTAACCATGAGCAATGCTTCAAACGTTGAATCTGTTTACCCAAAGGGTCAATCCACTTACCCGGTTAATGGTGTCCCTACTCCCGGTTGGTTCACCATTGATCTCTCCTTGAGAGCTCTCACTAATGTTTCTC TGATCAGAGGTATATTATCTCGTTCAGACAAGTTCGATGGTAATGGATATACAATCTCAACCGTTCAAACTGTAAACAAGGAGATGAAACCACAAGGCTTTTGGCTTAACGTTCAGCACGACGCCTTCTACGCTCAGCATAATCTGAGCATGAGCAACTTTCTGGTCTCAGTTACGAAAACTGTTATCGTTGACTTCATCTCTTCCCCTGAAGTCAACTTCTTCAGGAAGATCGCTGGACGTTTCGGGCGTGAAGGACCGAGCTTtgtgttcaggttcctcgagaAAGAACAGTTCGAGCCGACGACGAACAGAACATACGGTTCTATCTTGAGTAACTTGACTTTTGTCAAGACGTTTGCTTCAGGGATTCTTGTTCCCAAGTCTTACGTGTTGCCACTCGATGACAAGCAGTACTTGCTTCCCTCCACTTCCTTGGTTCAAGATGCTCACAAGGCAGGGTTGGAAGTGTTTGTGTCGGGGTTTGCAAATGATGTTGATATTGCACATGACTATAGTTTCGATCCAGTGTCTGAGTATCTGTCTTTTATGGATAATGGCAACTTCTCTGTCGATGGTGTGCTCTCTGATTTTCCCATTACTGCATCTGCATCCGTTG AGTGCTTCTCCCACGTGGCCAGAAACGCAACAAAACAAG TGGATTTTCTTGTGATATCCAAAAACGGTGCGAGTGGAGACTATCCAGGATGCACAAATTTGGCATATGAGAAGGCAATCAATGATGGTGCTGATGTTATCGACTGCTCGGTCCAAATGTCCAGCGACGGTAAACCTTTTTGCTCAAGTTCGATCGATCTCGGGAACACCACAATGGTCGCCCAATCTCCTTTGAGAAACCGTTCAACAAGTGTTCCTGAGATTAGCTCAGTTAATGGAATCTACACCTTTACTCTCACATGGCCTGAGATCCAGACCTTGACTC CTGCTATTTCAAACCCCTACAGCAGACGATTCAATATGTTTAGGAATCCAAACGAGAGAAATTCTGGGAAGCTTCTTTCGCTCTCTGAGTTCCTAAACTTGGCAAAGAACTCCACCACTCTCTCCGGTGTTTTGATCAGTGTTGAA AATGCAGCATACCTGAGAGAGAAGCAAGGGCTCGACGTGGTCAAAGCGGTTCTTGATGCACTCACAGAGACTGGATACAGCAATAGAACAACCACAAAGGTCATGATTCAGTCAACAAACAGCTCAGTTCTAGTTGACTTCAAGAAGCAGAGCCAGTACGAGACTGTGTACAAAGTTGAAGAAACCATCCGTGATATTCTCGACTCTGCTATCGAAGACATAAAGACGTTCGCTAGCGCTGTTGTCATCGGCAAATCATCAGTCTTTCCGGTCGTTGATGGGTTCGTCACTGGGCAAACCAATGTTGTAGAGAGGCTGCAGAAGTCTCAGCTCCCAGTATACGTGGAGCTGTTTCAGAACGAGTTTGTATCTCAACCATTTGACTTCTTCTCTGACGCAACTGTTGAGATTAACTCGTATGTTACTGGACCTGGTATAAATGGAACCATCACCGAGTTCCCATTCACAGCTGCAAGATACAGAA GGAATCGATGTTTGGCCAGCAAAGAAACTCTATCTTACATGGCCCCTGTGCAACCCGGTGGCCTCTTAGAAGTTGTGAGTCCCGGGTCCTTACCTCCAGCTGAAGCTCCGAACCCGGTTTTCACAGATGCTGATGTCACTGAGCCACCACTACCTCCGGTTACAGCAAAAGCCCCAACCCCAACCCCTGGAACCCCGTCAACCACTGCACCAGCACCTAGTGGACAAACCCAACTCACTCTATCTCTTCTCCTTTCTGTTTTTGCAATGGTTCTTGCCTCTCTTCTACTTATGTGA